The Leguminivora glycinivorella isolate SPB_JAAS2020 chromosome 17, LegGlyc_1.1, whole genome shotgun sequence genome has a window encoding:
- the LOC125235276 gene encoding uncharacterized protein LOC125235276 isoform X1, with translation MCNLPVLSKCCYCIPLRKGLIAWGYFRMVLTLAYISIVAHEVDTQFSAKGLAILLALLSFLAANMVFTVAFVVGAHKKNYKLLRLYYSFSIFALVVVMMGYFIFITLQVALTLQDEEKYILGFPLIAVNISTVTSIFLDLYFLILIKIEILRQRNQTAYYVNGSRRETSFVLDVSMAKEQDRKCTASYYSDSDSDEDAQKKRMFPVHELEILKRDLENKRI, from the exons ATGTGTAATCTGCCAGTTTTAAGTAAATGCTGTTATTGTATACCGCTGAGGAAAGGACTGATTGCTTGGGGATATTTCCGAATG GTTCTCACACTAGCATATATATCAATAGTCGCCCACGAAGTGGACACACAGTTCAGTGCGAAAGGGCTCGCTATTCTGCTCGCCCTGCTAAGCTTCCTGGCAGCTAATATGGTGTTTACTGTTGCATTCGTCGTTGGAGCACATAAG AAAAACTACAAACTACTCCGGCTATACTACTCCTTCAGCATATTCGCTCTGGTCGTTGTGATGATGGGCTACTTCATATTCATCACTCTGCAAGTGGCACTGACGCTCCAGGACGAAGAGAAATACATTCTAGGCTTCCCGTTGATAGCTGTCAATATTTCTACAGTCACTAGTATAT TTCTCGACCTATACTTCCTAATCCTCATCAAAATAGAGATTTTAAGACAAAGAAACCAAACAGCCTACTACGTGAACGGTTCACGGAGAGAAACTAGCTTCGTCCTTGACGTTTCCATGGCGAAAGAGCAGGACAGGAAATGCACAGCCAGCTACTACTCTGACTCTGATTCTGATGAAGATGCTCAGAAGAAGAGGATGTTTCCGGTACATGAATTGGAGATATTGAAAAGGgatttagaaaataaaagaatatga
- the LOC125235276 gene encoding uncharacterized protein LOC125235276 isoform X2 → MVFTVAFVVGAHKKNYKLLRLYYSFSIFALVVVMMGYFIFITLQVALTLQDEEKYILGFPLIAVNISTVTSIFLDLYFLILIKIEILRQRNQTAYYVNGSRRETSFVLDVSMAKEQDRKCTASYYSDSDSDEDAQKKRMFPVHELEILKRDLENKRI, encoded by the exons ATGGTGTTTACTGTTGCATTCGTCGTTGGAGCACATAAG AAAAACTACAAACTACTCCGGCTATACTACTCCTTCAGCATATTCGCTCTGGTCGTTGTGATGATGGGCTACTTCATATTCATCACTCTGCAAGTGGCACTGACGCTCCAGGACGAAGAGAAATACATTCTAGGCTTCCCGTTGATAGCTGTCAATATTTCTACAGTCACTAGTATAT TTCTCGACCTATACTTCCTAATCCTCATCAAAATAGAGATTTTAAGACAAAGAAACCAAACAGCCTACTACGTGAACGGTTCACGGAGAGAAACTAGCTTCGTCCTTGACGTTTCCATGGCGAAAGAGCAGGACAGGAAATGCACAGCCAGCTACTACTCTGACTCTGATTCTGATGAAGATGCTCAGAAGAAGAGGATGTTTCCGGTACATGAATTGGAGATATTGAAAAGGgatttagaaaataaaagaatatga
- the LOC125235278 gene encoding uncharacterized protein LOC125235278, whose translation MDLEGKSISKKIRNPFETLLKMRRETPEFRRCCFCIPLRRGLITWGYLRAALDLLAMSLVIYILTAISILHGLLITEIVVLIIDVVFNIMLIVGGHLKSIKLLKVNYYFSLAWLGLLVLGFCWQIYSEIRLTLILISYGMEYGSVVGIALPGLSVGFVQICLQIYLILLIRSEIIKLQEQNLEMQFSNPAVAEAQCTMHIAA comes from the exons ATGGATCTTGAAGGGAAAAgtatatctaaaaaaataagGAATCCCTTTGAAACTTTGTTGAAAATGAGACGAGAAACGCCAGAGTTCAGAAGATGCTGTTTCTGTATACCGCTTAGAAGGGGCCTGATCACTTGGGGGTATTTGAGAGcg GCTCTCGATTTGCTGGCGATGAGTTTGGTGATATACATTTTAACTGCTATAAGTATTCTGCACGGGTTACTGATAACGGAAATCGTTGTTTTGATCATTGACGTGGTGTTCAATATAATGCTGATCGTGGGCGGTCATCTG AAATCAATAAAACTGCTAAAAGTAAATTACTACTTCAGCCTTGCCTGGCTCGGGCTTCTAGTGCTCGGCTTCTGTTGGCAAATCTACTCCGAGATCAGACTGACCTTGATCCTAATATCGTACGGGATGGAGTACGGAAGTGTGGTGGGCATAGCATTACCCGGGTTGAGCGTTGGTTTCGTACAAATAT GTCTTCAGATATACCTGATACTTTTAATACGCAGTGAAATAATTAAGCTGCAGGAACAGAATTTggaaatgcagttttctaacCCTGCGGTCGCCGAAGCTCAATGCACAATGCACATTGCTGCCTAA
- the LOC125235446 gene encoding uncharacterized protein LOC125235446, whose amino-acid sequence MKWCQTKCPTIPIVRKCCFFVPIRKGVIIFGYVNLVLTLLVFPVFVFMLVEEATNDDEGQEIPPRMDPIVHIPLTLAFLLTDVIMYIVLLVGAHKRKQSLLKSYLYFGLVFQVLTFCVDMAFLEMQEYLENAVYFFFLGLNLYLLFLVYNTVRVIEESAVQYVAHQDLRHLIM is encoded by the exons ATGAAATGGTGCCAAACAAAATGTCCAACGATCCCTATTGTTAGAAAGTGCTGCTTCTTTGTGCCTATAAGGAAAGGAGTTATTATATTCGGATATGTCAACTTG GTGCTCACCCTCCTCGTCTTCCCGGTCTTCGTGTTCATGCTGGTCGAGGAAGCGACTAATGATGATGAAGGCCAAGAAATTCCTCCGCGCATGGACCCCATAGTGCATATACCGCTGACACTGGCGTTTCTACTGACTGACGTCATCATGTACATCGTTCTACTTGTTGGAGCTCATAAG AGAAAGCAGAGCCTGCTGAAGAGCTACCTGTACTTCGGCCTCGTGTTTCAAGTTCTGACCTTCTGCGTGGACATGGCGTTTCTCGAAATGCAAGAGTATCTCGAGAACGCCGTCTACTTCTTCTTTTTAG GTTTGAACCTGTACCTGCTTTTCCTGGTTTACAACACAGTACGGGTCATCGAAGAAAGCGCAGTGCAATACGTAGCTCATCAGGACCTGAGGCATCttattatgtga